One window from the genome of Candidatus Hinthialibacter antarcticus encodes:
- a CDS encoding sigma-70 family RNA polymerase sigma factor, giving the protein MIKDTAIDPGKLFIQYRDKGDIAAFETVMETFHKPLFNFLLRMLRRQHEAEDALQEVWFKLLAQKDKYEDRGQFSAWLYRIAHNHCLDRFRKDKHFVEARDWNEDEEHVALIERIPGADPTPLDQAVEQEDLARLEQAVELLPPLIREVYLLRSIEEVPFKEIAEIQEAPLGTVLSRMSQAVKFLQKQLCADNQLAEETA; this is encoded by the coding sequence ATGATAAAAGACACTGCCATCGACCCCGGGAAGTTATTCATCCAATATCGCGACAAAGGCGATATCGCCGCCTTTGAAACAGTGATGGAAACTTTTCATAAACCTTTGTTTAACTTCCTCTTACGGATGCTGCGGCGACAGCACGAGGCCGAAGATGCGCTGCAAGAGGTCTGGTTTAAGTTGCTGGCGCAGAAAGATAAATACGAAGATCGAGGCCAGTTTTCCGCCTGGCTGTACCGGATCGCCCACAACCATTGCCTCGACCGGTTCAGAAAAGACAAGCATTTTGTCGAAGCCAGAGATTGGAACGAAGACGAAGAACATGTCGCTTTGATTGAACGCATTCCCGGCGCCGACCCGACGCCGCTCGACCAGGCGGTCGAACAAGAAGACCTGGCGCGGCTCGAACAAGCCGTCGAGCTGCTGCCGCCGTTGATTCGGGAAGTGTACCTGTTGCGTTCAATCGAAGAAGTTCCATTTAAAGAAATCGCGGAAATACAAGAGGCCCCGCTCGGCACCGTGTTATCGAGAATGAGCCAGGCGGTAAAATTTTTACAAAAACAACTTTGCGCCGATAATCAATTGGCGGAAGAAACCGCATAA